Below is a genomic region from Microbacterium esteraromaticum.
GGTGGCGTCCCAGATCTCGGCGTGGGCGCCTACGCCGGTGACGACCAGTTCCTTCTCCAGGCCCGCGTACTGACGCAGGTGGGCCGGGATGGTGATGCGGTTCTGGCTGTCGGGCATCTCCGCGCTCGCGCCCGAGAGGAACATGCGCAGGAAGCTGCGCGCCTGCTTGTCGGTGAGCGGGGCCTGACGGATCCGCTCGTGCTTGGCCTCGAACTCAGCGGTGCTGAACACGTACAGGCAGCGCTCCTGGCCGCGGGTGACCACGATGCCGCCGGCGAGGTCCTCGCGGAACTTCGCAGGAAGGATCACGCGGCCCTTGTCGTCGAGC
It encodes:
- the mraZ gene encoding division/cell wall cluster transcriptional repressor MraZ, with protein sequence MLLGTHTPKLDDKGRVILPAKFREDLAGGIVVTRGQERCLYVFSTAEFEAKHERIRQAPLTDKQARSFLRMFLSGASAEMPDSQNRITIPAHLRQYAGLEKELVVTGVGAHAEIWDATAWNEYLESNEESYADLEQEVIPGLF